From a single Natronorubrum tibetense GA33 genomic region:
- a CDS encoding calcium/sodium antiporter: protein MLSGIPLYLVLLAAGVVALYGGAELLVAGAGRLALGIGLRAATVGVTVIAFATTAPELFVATIGALDVSTDIGLGAVIGSNIANIGLVLGLAALIKPLRISSIVMRRHVPFMMFSALLLVALGADGTIGRLEGAILLLVLAGFTGYLVYSVNADPAPMADDPDAGDGIAPRDIALVGGGLLALVIGSRWLVSGGTGLLSAFGFSDLFIGLTVLALGTSLPELAASVVGALRGETGFAIGNVVGSNIYNILAVLGIVALITPIEIATSTLRLELPVLVVFTIVLVAMMGYGRRLTRLDGAGLVFGYAVFLYLLYP from the coding sequence ATGCTCTCCGGCATTCCGCTCTATCTTGTGCTCCTCGCCGCCGGCGTCGTCGCGCTGTACGGTGGTGCCGAGTTGCTCGTCGCCGGTGCCGGACGACTCGCGCTGGGAATCGGCCTTCGGGCGGCGACCGTCGGCGTGACCGTGATCGCGTTCGCGACGACCGCGCCCGAACTGTTCGTCGCGACCATCGGCGCGCTGGACGTCTCGACCGATATCGGTCTCGGCGCGGTGATCGGCTCGAACATCGCCAACATCGGGCTGGTGTTGGGCCTGGCCGCACTCATCAAACCGCTGCGAATCAGCTCGATCGTCATGCGTCGGCACGTCCCGTTCATGATGTTTTCGGCCCTCCTGCTCGTCGCCCTCGGCGCCGACGGCACAATCGGGCGGCTCGAGGGCGCGATACTCCTCCTCGTTCTCGCCGGTTTTACGGGGTATCTGGTCTACTCCGTTAACGCGGATCCAGCACCGATGGCCGACGATCCCGACGCTGGCGACGGGATCGCACCCCGGGACATCGCGCTCGTCGGCGGCGGCCTGCTCGCGCTCGTCATCGGCTCTCGCTGGCTGGTCTCGGGCGGTACCGGCCTGCTCTCGGCGTTCGGCTTTTCGGACCTCTTCATCGGGCTCACCGTGCTCGCACTCGGCACCTCGCTGCCGGAACTGGCGGCCTCGGTCGTCGGCGCCCTCCGCGGCGAGACCGGATTCGCCATCGGTAACGTCGTCGGCTCGAACATATACAATATCCTCGCCGTCCTCGGCATCGTCGCGCTGATCACGCCGATCGAAATCGCGACGAGTACGCTCCGACTCGAGCTCCCGGTGCTGGTCGTCTTTACGATCGTTCTGGTCGCGATGATGGGCTACGGTCGCCGACTCACGCGCCTCGATGGGGCTGGGCTCGTTTTCGGCTACGCCGTCTTTCTCTACTTGTTGTATCCGTGA
- a CDS encoding universal stress protein, producing the protein MNLLVPIDDSEPARAALEHAVREYPDASITVLHVVDANMSRYGEGGIYAYESLIESGQEAAEDLFADAAEVAAAHDASITTESVVGQPAREIVDYADEHEIDHIVIGSQGRDGASRVLLGSVAERVVRRAAVPVTIVR; encoded by the coding sequence ATGAATCTCCTCGTTCCCATCGACGATTCGGAGCCGGCCCGCGCGGCACTCGAACATGCGGTCCGCGAGTATCCGGACGCATCGATCACGGTGTTACACGTCGTCGACGCGAACATGTCGCGGTACGGAGAAGGCGGAATCTACGCCTACGAGTCGCTGATCGAGTCCGGCCAAGAGGCCGCGGAGGACCTGTTCGCGGACGCTGCTGAGGTCGCAGCGGCTCACGACGCGTCGATCACGACCGAGTCCGTCGTCGGCCAGCCCGCTCGAGAAATCGTCGACTACGCGGACGAACACGAGATCGATCACATCGTCATCGGGAGTCAGGGCCGAGACGGCGCGAGCCGCGTCCTGCTCGGCAGCGTCGCCGAGCGCGTCGTCCGTCGGGCGGCCGTTCCGGTGACGATCGTCCGGTAA